The Halioglobus maricola genome segment GGGGCTGGGCGCGATCGTGTTATTCGGTATTCTCAGCGCCATGCTGGTGACGCTCACGATGCTGCCAGCGCTGACAGTCATGGTGTTGGAATTCCAGCGTAAACGTAGCGAGCAGGAGTAAGCATGGCAGGCAATCTTTCTTTTGACGCCCTCAGGCAACAGGTAGAGGCGGGCAGTATCGATACGGTGATCGCGGCCATTCCCGATATGCAGGGCCGGCTGATGGGCAAGCGCTTTCAGGCCGAGTACTTTGTGTCCACGGCCTGGCAGGAAACGCATTGCTGTAACTATCTTGTCGCCACCGATATGGAAATGGAGACGGTGGCGGGATACAAGTCTTCCAGTTGGGAGGCCGGCTACGGTGATTACAGCATGGTGCCTGATATGGCCACGCTCCGGCAGCTGCCCTGGGTGGAGGGAACGGCACTGGTGTTGTGCGACCTGGTGGATCATCACAGCCATGAACTGGTACCCCATGCGCCGCGCACTGTCTTAAAGAAACAATTGCAGCGTCTGGAAGCTCTTGGCCTTGGCACCGCAGTAGCGACGGAGTTGGAGTTTTTCGTTTTCAGGGAAGACTTCGAGACCTTGCGTGATGCCGATTACACCGACATGACCACCATCAGTCCCTACAACGAAGATTACCACCTGTTCCAGACTGCCAGGGAAGAGAACCTGATGCGTAGTATTCGCACTGGCCTGCAGGGCGCCGGCGTTGCGGTGGAGAATACCAAGGGCGAAGCCTGCGCGGGCCAGGCGGAAATCAATGTGTGTTACACCGACGGCCTTGAGATGGCCGACAACCACGTACTGGTCAAGCAAGCGGTAAAGGAAATCGGGCTGCAGTGTGATCGAGCAGTCACGTTCATGGCGAAGTGGGATACCGATGCGGCGGGCTCTTCCAGTCATATTCACCAGTCTTTGCGCGCCGCTGATGGCACTCCCGTGTTCTATGACGCAGAAAAAAAGTACGGCATGTCTGACACCATGCGCCACTATCTTGCCGGCTTGTTGGCGCATGCCGATGATGTCACTTTCTTTCTCGCGCCGTATATCAATTCATACAAGCGCTTTGCTGAGTCTACCTTTGCTCCTACCAAGGCCGTGTGGTCTATGGATAACCGTACCGCGGGATATCGCATTGTGGGACCAGGGACAGCGTCTGTTCGCGTCGAGTGCAGGGTGGGCGGTTCCGACCTGAACCCCTATCTCGCTATTGCCGCGCAACTGGCGGCCGGCATCAAGGGTATTGAAGACAAGCTTGAACTGGAACCGGAGTTTTCCGGTAACGCCTATGAAGCCGAGGGAGTTCGCGAGATTCCCCGCACGTTGCGCGCAGCCACAGAGGCACTGCGCAATTCGAGCATGCTGCGCGAGGCGATGGGTGGCGAGGTGGTAGACCACTATGTGCGTTGTGCCGAGTGGGAGCAGGAAGACTTCGACCGCAAGGTTACTGATTACGAACGCAGGCGCGGTTTCGAGCGCGCCTGAGGATCCGCTATGAGTCTACAGGCTAATTGGTCCTATCCCACAGCCGTCCGCTTCGGGGCAGGGCGTATATCAGAGTTGGCCGAAGCCTGTACCGAGGCGGGCATCTCCCGACCGTTACTCGTGACCGACCGGGGCCTTGCGGACCTACCCATGGTCGGTGCCGCGCTGGATGCGATGGCCCAGGCCGACTTGGGTCGATCGCTGTTCGCCGGGGTGGATCCAAATCCCGATGAAAGCAACCTTGCTGCCGGGCTCGCCGCGTTTCGCGATGGGGGCCACGATGGCGTGGTTGCCATGGGCGGCGGCTCCGGGCTCGACCTGGGTAAACTGGTAGCGTTCATGTCCGGCCAGACGCGCCCGGTATGGGATTTTGAAGATATCGACGACTGGTCGAGTCGCGCTGATGTCGCAGGAATTGCCCCCATTGTTGCAGTGCCGACGACCGCAGGTACCGGGGCGGAAGTAGGGCGTGCGGGGGTGCTCTCCAACTCGGTTACGCATGAAAAGAAAATCATATTTCACCCTCAGATACTCCCCATGCAAGTGATCTGCGATCCGGAGCTTACCCTGAGTATGCCTCCTGCGATTACCGCAGGTACCGGGCTGGACGCATTCGCCCACTGCCTCGAGGCCTACTGCGCCCCCAACTATCACCCGATGAGCCACGGTATCGCTGTAGAGGGTATGCGCTTGGTGAAAGATAACTTGCTACAGGTATTTCGGGACGGCAGTAATATCGAGGCCCGGGGGCATATGATGTCCGCTGCATTGATGGGCGCCACCGCTTTCCAGAAGGGGCTGGGCGCCATTCACGCCCTGTCCCATCCACTGGGTGCGATCTATAACACGCACCACGGAACGACCAATGCCGTGCTAATGCCTGCGGTGCTCCGGTTTAATCGCCCGGCGATTGAAACTGCCATCGAGCGTCTGGCCGCCTATCTGGAGATAGAGGGCGGTTTTGAAGGCTTTCACCGTTACCTCGTAGAACTGAACAGCCTGTTGGGCATTCCGGGTAGTCTCACCGAGTTGGGCGTGGTCGACCCCGACATCGATCGGCTGGTTCTCGCGGCTCTCGCCGACCCCTCTGCTGGCGGAAATCCTGTTACCATGACCGGCGAAAATACCCGGGCCCTGATTGAGGCCTGTGTCTAAAACTATAAACGGGTTTCCGCATGGGTGAGTTATACGTCCAGTATGAGTACTGGTTCGCAACCTTCCAGTTAGTAACTGCCATGCTTGGCATGGGCGCTACGCTGACGGCACGAGATTTTGCCGATATTCTTCGCGCTCCTCGTGCAGTGAGCCTCGGGCTCGGCATTCAACTCCTGTTGATTCCCTTGGTGGCCTACCTGTTTCTCGGGGTTTTGGGTATTGTCGGTGGCCTGGCCATTGGCTTCGCCCTTATCGCGGCGATTCCCGGCGGCACGACCTCCAATATTTTCACTTTTTTTGCCCGCGGCAACAGTGCGCTTTCGATCTGTATTACAGCGATTACCACGCTCGCTTGCCTGGTGAGTACACCTCTGATTCTTTCGCTATTGATTAGTGACAGTCTGCCTGCCGACTTCAGCATGCCGACTGGCCAGATCATGTTCGAGATCGCAATGGCGCTGTTATTGCCGCTATCGCTCGGCATGTTGTTTCTCTTTATGTACCCGGTTGCGGCGGCGCAGTTTTCCAAGTGGTGTATCCGCGCATCACTGTTTGGCATCCTCTTGATTGTGGTGGGTTCTGCCAGTGCGGGCCGGCTCGACCTTGAAGCATTTGGTATGGCCAATGTCGCTCTCGTCGCCGGCTTTACTCTAATTCTGGTCGTTGTCGGTGCCAGCGCACCAAGAATTTTTGGCCTGGCCAAGCGCGACGCTATCGCCGTCGAATTTGAGGTGATCGTGCGCAATACCAATCTGGGGGTGATGCTCAAGGCCTCTCTTTTCCCCGCCTCAGCAGCGGCCACAGCCCACCTCGGTGACACGGTATTGTTTACGGTGCTGTTGTATGGCGGTTTTCAATTGTTGATAGCGCCGGTGCTGATCAGAATCTACACCCGCGAATGAATGCGGTTTTATATCTCTCCACCGTATTCATCTTTGGGACCACATGGTTAGCGATTTACTACCAGATTGGCGAAGTTCCTGTAACCGTCTCAGTGTTCTATCGCTTCGCTCTTGCCGCGATAATTATGTTGGTGGGCGTGCGTCTGCTCGGCAAACTACAGCACACTACCTGGCGGGATCAGGGCTACTTGTTTTTACAGGGTTGCTGCCTCTTTTCGTTTAATTTTCTTTGCTTCTACACAGCCACCGAGACAATTGCCAGCGGCCTGGTTTCCGTTGTGTTCTCGCTGGCTTCGATTTTCAATGCCATTAACAATCGATTGATCTGGAAGGAAGCAATTCCGCTAAGGGTGGTGGCAGCCGGTGCTATTGGTGCGCTGGGCCTGGTGCTGCTGTTCTTGCCCGAATTGCAAGGGGAGGGTGTCAGCCTCGTCTCCCCCCGAGGCGTTTTTCTGGCAATTCTGGGGACCTATCTGTTTTCTCTCGGCAATATGATCACTCGCCGCAATGGTTCTGTCGGGCTGCACCCTGTTACCACTAACACCTACGCGATGGCTTATGGCGCGCTGATTCTTGCGCTTGTATTGATACTTACTCAGCAACCGCTGGTCATGCCGACAGCGGCGGAGTATTTCCCGGCGCTGCTCTACCTGAGTGTGTTCGGCTCCGTCATCGGCTTCACAACTTACCTTCTTTTGGTAAATCGCATTGGCCCCAATCACGCGGCCTATACGACAGTGTTGATGCCAGTGATTGCCCTGTTTCTGTCGAGCTGGTTCGAGGGCTACGTCTGGTACGTAACTAGCTATGTCGGTTTGGGTTTGGTGTTGCTCGGCAATCTCGTACTTGTGCTAAAGCGCAGGGCTTAGCCTCTTTGGCTTCGTAACGACGCACGAGCTAGGCGATGGCATCGTCTACGTACCGATTGAATCTGGCAAGCGCGCCCTCAAACCGGCCAAAATTCAGATGGGCATTGGCGCCGCTGGCGAGTCCTGATTGTATCTCCTCTGCAAATTGAAAATCTTCGTCCAGGGTGAGTAGGGTGAATTCGTGGTTTTTCCGCCAGTAATCCCGCCTCGCTTCGGTGTTCTGTGTCGTTGGCACGAGTGTTGTTAGTTCCAGGCGAGTGCGGTCCGGCCCTAGCGGGATGCCGCGAATCCAGATGAAGTGATCAGACTGCACCAGGAACTGGGACCCCGGAAACAGGCTGTACAGGATGTTGGCGTGATCGCGGATCCGCCACTGGTCTTGTGGCATATCTGCCTGTGAGTTGATGGTGTTGCGCGGCAGTATAGAGCGTATATGGCGACCGTAGCATCGGTAGGAAGACAGATTGTCCGGGAACAGGCCCGCGATGGAGTCTGCGTGGGCGACGCGGAAGTGGTACGCCTCGAGTCCACCCTCAACCAGGATTTTCCAGTTGGCGTTGATATCGCGAACGTCACTGGCGAAGATCTGATGCTCATCGGCTCTCATGGCAAGCATGTCGCCTGCCAGGGCACCAAGATGCGCTTTTATGTCGATGTCGCAGTTTGTGTCCAGAGAGAGCCATATCCAGCCAGCGTATTCCTGGCAGGGAACAGCGACGAGGCCCAGAGCGGCGCGGTCCAGGTCTGGAAACCCTGTCTTCTGGTGGGGCACGCCAACCAGGTCGCCGGTATTGCTGTAGGTCCAGCCGTGGTAGGGGCAGCTGAAGCGAAGCTGGCAGCCTTTTTGGCCTCTGACCAGTGTTGCTCCGCGGTGGCGGCAGACGTTGAGAAATGCGTGTGCGCTGCCTTCCCTGTCGCGTGTGAGAAGAATACTGCGTCCGGCGATCTCGGTTGTGACATAGCTATCGGGTGCTGGCAGCGCGGAACTGTGCGCTGCGATCTGAGGGAGGGTCGCTGCAATATGCTCGCGCTCTCGGGCGAATATTTCAGGAGAGGAATAGCGCTCGAGGGGCTCGCGTGTCCACTGTTCATCCAGGAAAGGGGCTTTCTGGGCATGTAGGCCCAGTAACTCTTCGATCAATTCAATTTCGGTGCTGCGATCCATGGTGCGCTCTTAGCAATAGCCTTCTTACCGTTCGGTAAGTGTTTCGCAAAGGCTACTTACCGACTGGTAAGCTGTCAACTGCTGCGATAGAATCGCGCGTCCCAGCTGAGATAGATCATGAGTGAATCCACCCGAAAACAGTTTCTGCAGGCGGCTCTCAAGCTCTTCGCTGAGCGAGGCTTCTATGGCGCAAGTATTGCCGCTATTGCAACCGAACTGGGCTTGACCAAACAGGCGTTGTTGCACCACTTTGGCACCAAGGAAAAATTGTATGGCGAAGTGTTGGCACTTATCTCCGCCGCGCTCTCAGAAGTCACCGACGCGATCATTGCCGAGCAACTCGAGCCAGCGCAGCGTCTGGAAGCATTGGTACTCGCCCAGTATCAAGACCAGATGAACCATCCCGATGCTGCGCGCTTGATCATGCGTGAGCTGTTGGACAATGAGAAGCGCGCAGCCGAGGTGGGCAACTGGTACCTTAAATCCTATCTGGAACTGCTGGTCGCGACTGCCGGGCAAATTGATGTTTCTGGTAAAATGGACGAGGGCAGGTTGCTGGCCATGGTCTACCAACTGTTGGGGGCGGCACACTACTTTGCGGTATCAGGGCCAACCCTTGGTCAGATTTTCGGCGCGGGGCACTATCGCCAGACCCAAAACGCTTTTGAAGATGAATTACGGGTGCTGATACGCTCCCGTCTGGCGGCAATACAATAAGGACGAACAGCGTGAAACTACGATCTATTGCAATAGCCTGTGCAGCGTTAATGCTCGCGAGCTGCTCATCCGAGCAACATGAGGGCAGAGCTTCCACAGACTCAAGTGCCGGATTTTCGGCACCCTCGGAAAAAACAGCAGAGGCCAACCGTAAAATTGCCCAGGTCTTGCCGGACGATGCCGGCGCAGATCTTGAGGCGGCAAAGCGAGGGTTTATTGCCACTCGGACTGAGCCGCTGATCACCTCATCCGCGGGAGAGACGATCTGGAATCTGGAGGAATATACCTTCATCGACGGCCCAGCCCCTGACAGTGTGAACCCCAGCCTCTGGCGCCAGGCGACTCTGAACAATCTCCACGGCCTGTTCGAGGTGACCGACAGGATCTACCAGATACGCGGTTTTGACCTCGCCAATATGACCCTGATCAAGGGCGAGAAAGGGTTTGTTCTGGTTGACCCGCTCACCACGGAAGAGACAGCCGCTGCAGCGCTTGCATTCGCACGTGAGCACCTCGGTGATCTGCCGGTGACAGCGGTGATCTTTACCCATAGCCATATCGATCACTTCGCCGGGGTATGGGGTGTGATTGATCGCGCTGACTACGAAGCGGGAAATGTGCCGGTCATTGCGCCGGAAGGCTTCATGGAAGAGGCCACCAGCGAGAATATTATCGCTGGTGTCGCCATGGCACGCAGGGCTTCCTTTATGTACGGCCGCCGCTTACCGCGTGAAGAGCGGGGGCATGTGGGCTCAGGGCTGGGTAAATCGCCAGCGTTTGGCACGGTCGGTATTGCGGTGCCCACCGAGATTATCGATCGCACGGGTCAGAGCCTGACCTTGGACGGTCTGGAATTTGTATTCCAGGCTGCGCCTGGATCGGAAGCGCCCGCTGAGCTGACATTTGCCTTGCCGGAGCTCAAGGCCTACTGCGGCGCCGAGGTAGCTACCCGCAATCTGCATAATCTCTATACGCTGCGTGGCGCCAAGGTGCGCGATGCGCTCAAGTGGAGCGCCTATATCGACGAGATGATCGAACTCTCAGCGGGCAGCGACGTCTACTTCGCCAGTCACCATTGGCCAGTGTGGGGCAGGGCAGACATTGTTTCCTACCTCGAGACACAGCGTGACAGCTACAAATTTATTCACGACCAGACGGTGCGTCTGTTTAACCGGGGAATGACGCCGCGTGAAATCGCCGAGGAACTCCAACTACCCGCGAGCTTGCAGCAGGGATACGCCAACCGCGATTACTACGGCACTGTCTCGCACAATAGCAAAGCGGTTTATCAGGCATATCTGGGCTGGTATGACGCCAACCCGGCGAACCTGAATCCGCTGCCTCCAGAGGAATCCAGTAAGCGCTATGTCGCGCTGGCAGGTGGCGCGGAAGGCGTCATCGCTGCTGCGGAGGAGGCCTACACGGCCGGGGATTATCGCTGGGCAGCGGAGTTACTCAATCATCTGGTGTTTGCTCAACCATCAAACAAGACAGCTATGCAATTACTTGCAAATAGCTATGATCAGCTCGCATATACCGCGGAGTCCGGACCCTGGCGCGACGTATACCTCAGTGCCGCCTACGAGCTGCGCCACGGCGCGCCACAAGAGTCACAACTGCGTTTATCGCTGCTGGTGAACATGCTGGAGCAGACGCCAGTGGAGAAATTCTTCCAGACGATGTCAGTGCGGCTCGACCCGGAAAAGGCAGAGGGGGTCGATCGCCAGGTGGGTATCGTGTTCGACGACCTGGATGAGTCCTACCTGCTGACGGTCAAGAACTCGGTGCTGCATCACCGACCTGCCGACGACCTTGATGACGCAGATGTCGTACTGCGGATCACGCACGCCATGTTTGTTCGAATGTTGCTTGGGGACCTGGGCCTGATGGAGACCTTGACCTCGGATGACCTGAATGTGGACGGGAGTGCAGTTTCCCTGGCGCGATTCTTCGGTATGTTTGAGCAGCCGGATACCGAGTTCAATATCGTTACCCCCTAGGATTACGATTCCACGCAATACACTCGGCGAGGGAGACACCCTCGCCGCCGAAGATATCAAGCGCACTGCCAATGGTCAGGTCGACGCGGCCGTTGGAGAGTGCCTGAACGAGCTCCAGGTCCGCCAGGGCGCGGGCGCCACCTGCGTAGGTCACGGGAATAGGGCAGCTCTGGCCCAGTAGTTGCACCAGGTCTTCATCGATACCGCCCTGTAGGCCTTCTACATCCGCCGCATGCACCAGGAACTCATCGCAGTAGCCGGACAGTTCCGCCAGTGTCTCTGCGCTAACAGGCGTTTCAGTCACGGTTTGCCAGCGGTCGGTGGCGATGTACCACCCGCCCTCTGAGCGGCGGCAGCTGAGGTCCAATACGAGCCTGTCTTTACCGGCCTCTTGTAGCATTTCATCCAGTCGTGCCGCGGAGAGCTGGCCACGCTCAAACAGGTAGCTGGTGACGATCACGTGGGAGGCTCCGGCCTGGAGGAAGTCCGCAGCATTGTCGGCTTTCACTCCGCCGCCAAATTGCAGGGCGCCTGGCCAGGTATGAAGCGCGGACAAAGCCTGCGCCTGATTGCCCGGGCCGAGTGCGATCACATGCCCCCCGGTGAGATTATGTTCCCGGTAGAGGCTTGCGTAGTGGGCCGCATCGTGTGCGCTCACAAAATTGGTGTCGGCGCCCTCGTCGTTGAGGCTGCCACCGACAATTTGCTTCACCTGGCCCTGGTGAAGATCAATGCAGGGACGAAATAACGTCACACTCATATTCCATACTGATGGTGATCGGGGATTATAACGTTTCCGCATATGCCGGTGATAAAAAATCGCCAGATTCGAAGGCTGTAATGGCGCGTAATTGGTTCTGGACAGCAGCTTTGTTAAAACTGTAGCTGTCGTAAAGCGTGACTTGGAGAACATCATGCCGAAGCTGACAAACTGGCTAGAACAGATCGATGAATTATGGATTGCGGGGGCGTTCTTTGTCTGCGCTGCTTGTCTCGGTCTCGTCAGTATCCTCTAGATTTAAAGAGTTCCAGCCGCTATTCCACGGATAGGTGTGGCGATTTGGAAAACAGGCCTTCCAGGGAAGGAGGGCCAACTTCGCTCACACGCCTGAATGTCCCCCTTGGTCTATGCTGTGAATAACCCAGATCAATCCAAGGAAGCTTCCCATGCATGTCGGCGCCTTTTCCATCAGTCTCGCAGTTAAAGATTTAGCCACCTCGCGCGATTTCTACGAGAAGTTGGGCTTTTCGGTGTTTGCCGGAGAGATGGAGCACAAATTCCTGATGCTTAACAACGGTGAGCATGTCATTGGACTGTTTCAGGATATGTTTGAGCTAAATACACTGACGTTCAACCCTGGCTGGGACCAGACTGGCCAGAATGCCGAGGGCTTTACCGATGTGCGCCAATGGCAGGCGCACCTGCAGCAGCAGGGGGTAACGATTGACCAGGAGGTCACGTCTGAGAGTGGTGCCGGTTTTTTCCTGGTGCATGATCCGGACGGCAACCCGATCCTGTTTGATCAGCACAGAGCCGATTGACCTCTCGCAGCTTCAGCTGCGTTTTCAGGTTAGCCCAAACACACGCTTCGCATTGCCTGTCAGGAAAAGTTCTTTCACCTCGTCATCCAGCTCGAGCAAGTCGAGTTGGCCTAGTGCGACATCCGGGGTAATCATCGGGAAGTTGGAGCCGAACATCACCTTGTGCCTGCCATGCCCCTTCATGTATTCGACAAGCTCACGCGGATACCGTTTGGGTACGTAGGCAGATGTATCGATATAGACGTTCGGAAACTTGGTCGCGACCGCGATCATCTCCACATGCCATGGGTAGCCGATGTGGCCGCCCACGATCTTGAGGTCGGGGAAATCCAGTGCGATTCTCTCGATATGCGCAG includes the following:
- a CDS encoding DMT family transporter produces the protein MNAVLYLSTVFIFGTTWLAIYYQIGEVPVTVSVFYRFALAAIIMLVGVRLLGKLQHTTWRDQGYLFLQGCCLFSFNFLCFYTATETIASGLVSVVFSLASIFNAINNRLIWKEAIPLRVVAAGAIGALGLVLLFLPELQGEGVSLVSPRGVFLAILGTYLFSLGNMITRRNGSVGLHPVTTNTYAMAYGALILALVLILTQQPLVMPTAAEYFPALLYLSVFGSVIGFTTYLLLVNRIGPNHAAYTTVLMPVIALFLSSWFEGYVWYVTSYVGLGLVLLGNLVLVLKRRA
- a CDS encoding bile acid:sodium symporter family protein, with product MGELYVQYEYWFATFQLVTAMLGMGATLTARDFADILRAPRAVSLGLGIQLLLIPLVAYLFLGVLGIVGGLAIGFALIAAIPGGTTSNIFTFFARGNSALSICITAITTLACLVSTPLILSLLISDSLPADFSMPTGQIMFEIAMALLLPLSLGMLFLFMYPVAAAQFSKWCIRASLFGILLIVVGSASAGRLDLEAFGMANVALVAGFTLILVVVGASAPRIFGLAKRDAIAVEFEVIVRNTNLGVMLKASLFPASAAATAHLGDTVLFTVLLYGGFQLLIAPVLIRIYTRE
- a CDS encoding TetR/AcrR family transcriptional regulator yields the protein MSESTRKQFLQAALKLFAERGFYGASIAAIATELGLTKQALLHHFGTKEKLYGEVLALISAALSEVTDAIIAEQLEPAQRLEALVLAQYQDQMNHPDAARLIMRELLDNEKRAAEVGNWYLKSYLELLVATAGQIDVSGKMDEGRLLAMVYQLLGAAHYFAVSGPTLGQIFGAGHYRQTQNAFEDELRVLIRSRLAAIQ
- a CDS encoding alkyl/aryl-sulfatase; the encoded protein is MKLRSIAIACAALMLASCSSEQHEGRASTDSSAGFSAPSEKTAEANRKIAQVLPDDAGADLEAAKRGFIATRTEPLITSSAGETIWNLEEYTFIDGPAPDSVNPSLWRQATLNNLHGLFEVTDRIYQIRGFDLANMTLIKGEKGFVLVDPLTTEETAAAALAFAREHLGDLPVTAVIFTHSHIDHFAGVWGVIDRADYEAGNVPVIAPEGFMEEATSENIIAGVAMARRASFMYGRRLPREERGHVGSGLGKSPAFGTVGIAVPTEIIDRTGQSLTLDGLEFVFQAAPGSEAPAELTFALPELKAYCGAEVATRNLHNLYTLRGAKVRDALKWSAYIDEMIELSAGSDVYFASHHWPVWGRADIVSYLETQRDSYKFIHDQTVRLFNRGMTPREIAEELQLPASLQQGYANRDYYGTVSHNSKAVYQAYLGWYDANPANLNPLPPEESSKRYVALAGGAEGVIAAAEEAYTAGDYRWAAELLNHLVFAQPSNKTAMQLLANSYDQLAYTAESGPWRDVYLSAAYELRHGAPQESQLRLSLLVNMLEQTPVEKFFQTMSVRLDPEKAEGVDRQVGIVFDDLDESYLLTVKNSVLHHRPADDLDDADVVLRITHAMFVRMLLGDLGLMETLTSDDLNVDGSAVSLARFFGMFEQPDTEFNIVTP
- a CDS encoding iron-containing alcohol dehydrogenase — protein: MSLQANWSYPTAVRFGAGRISELAEACTEAGISRPLLVTDRGLADLPMVGAALDAMAQADLGRSLFAGVDPNPDESNLAAGLAAFRDGGHDGVVAMGGGSGLDLGKLVAFMSGQTRPVWDFEDIDDWSSRADVAGIAPIVAVPTTAGTGAEVGRAGVLSNSVTHEKKIIFHPQILPMQVICDPELTLSMPPAITAGTGLDAFAHCLEAYCAPNYHPMSHGIAVEGMRLVKDNLLQVFRDGSNIEARGHMMSAALMGATAFQKGLGAIHALSHPLGAIYNTHHGTTNAVLMPAVLRFNRPAIETAIERLAAYLEIEGGFEGFHRYLVELNSLLGIPGSLTELGVVDPDIDRLVLAALADPSAGGNPVTMTGENTRALIEACV
- a CDS encoding glutamine synthetase family protein, producing the protein MAGNLSFDALRQQVEAGSIDTVIAAIPDMQGRLMGKRFQAEYFVSTAWQETHCCNYLVATDMEMETVAGYKSSSWEAGYGDYSMVPDMATLRQLPWVEGTALVLCDLVDHHSHELVPHAPRTVLKKQLQRLEALGLGTAVATELEFFVFREDFETLRDADYTDMTTISPYNEDYHLFQTAREENLMRSIRTGLQGAGVAVENTKGEACAGQAEINVCYTDGLEMADNHVLVKQAVKEIGLQCDRAVTFMAKWDTDAAGSSSHIHQSLRAADGTPVFYDAEKKYGMSDTMRHYLAGLLAHADDVTFFLAPYINSYKRFAESTFAPTKAVWSMDNRTAGYRIVGPGTASVRVECRVGGSDLNPYLAIAAQLAAGIKGIEDKLELEPEFSGNAYEAEGVREIPRTLRAATEALRNSSMLREAMGGEVVDHYVRCAEWEQEDFDRKVTDYERRRGFERA
- a CDS encoding VOC family protein, with amino-acid sequence MHVGAFSISLAVKDLATSRDFYEKLGFSVFAGEMEHKFLMLNNGEHVIGLFQDMFELNTLTFNPGWDQTGQNAEGFTDVRQWQAHLQQQGVTIDQEVTSESGAGFFLVHDPDGNPILFDQHRAD
- a CDS encoding aromatic ring-hydroxylating oxygenase subunit alpha gives rise to the protein MDRSTEIELIEELLGLHAQKAPFLDEQWTREPLERYSSPEIFAREREHIAATLPQIAAHSSALPAPDSYVTTEIAGRSILLTRDREGSAHAFLNVCRHRGATLVRGQKGCQLRFSCPYHGWTYSNTGDLVGVPHQKTGFPDLDRAALGLVAVPCQEYAGWIWLSLDTNCDIDIKAHLGALAGDMLAMRADEHQIFASDVRDINANWKILVEGGLEAYHFRVAHADSIAGLFPDNLSSYRCYGRHIRSILPRNTINSQADMPQDQWRIRDHANILYSLFPGSQFLVQSDHFIWIRGIPLGPDRTRLELTTLVPTTQNTEARRDYWRKNHEFTLLTLDEDFQFAEEIQSGLASGANAHLNFGRFEGALARFNRYVDDAIA
- the hisA gene encoding phosphoribosylformimino-5-aminoimidazole carboxamide ribotide isomerase, which gives rise to MTLFRPCIDLHQGQVKQIVGGSLNDEGADTNFVSAHDAAHYASLYREHNLTGGHVIALGPGNQAQALSALHTWPGALQFGGGVKADNAADFLQAGASHVIVTSYLFERGQLSAARLDEMLQEAGKDRLVLDLSCRRSEGGWYIATDRWQTVTETPVSAETLAELSGYCDEFLVHAADVEGLQGGIDEDLVQLLGQSCPIPVTYAGGARALADLELVQALSNGRVDLTIGSALDIFGGEGVSLAECIAWNRNPRG